Part of the Paenibacillus sp. YPG26 genome, GTCGTAGCACTGCTTCTCATTGTATATATACTAATCACTCAGAAGCTTGGCTTTGCCTGGCTGACTAGATTGGGAATGCATATTGTGCTGGCTGCCCTTGCGATTTATATTGTGAATTTCTCAGGCATTGTGCCTCAGCTCTATGTCCCGTTGAACCCGATTACGCTAACGACAGTATTGTTACTAGGACTGCCTGGAGTTGCACTTCTGATAGGGATAAATTTAACATTTGTTTAATGATTGACGGTTGCTTGCTTTGTGTGTTACATTATAAATCGCTCCTTTGAGGGGACAGGCACTTTGAACAGCTGCTAAATAAAGAGTTGAAAAAAAGTGTTGACTAACAAAGAAGCATTGTGATATATTATAAAGGTCGCTGCTGAAACAACGTGGTGACGGAATGAAGAGTTTGATCTTTGAAAACTGAACAACGAGTGAGTGAATTTCACTTCGGTGAGATTCAAAAATA contains:
- a CDS encoding pro-sigmaK processing inhibitor BofA family protein: MRLLFTGILVVALLLIVYILITQKLGFAWLTRLGMHIVLAALAIYIVNFSGIVPQLYVPLNPITLTTVLLLGLPGVALLIGINLTFV